From Falco naumanni isolate bFalNau1 chromosome 4, bFalNau1.pat, whole genome shotgun sequence:
CTGAACAGCAAGGGGATGTCTCCTGCTGTCTGCCGGGGTATGTGGACACGAAGAAACTCGATCCCAAAACTCTGTGTGCTGTGATCCCCCCTGTGGGCAAAGtctcagccccccccccccccccccccaagactTACACCTCCTCTGGCTGTTTCGGCAGAGGATTTGCTCCTGATTTGTAAACTGAATGACATCAAGAATTTCTCCTCGTCGCAGTGGCAGGttcttccctccacccctctTCTCTGTTGCTGCGGGGTCGACCATCATCCGAGTCAGGACGTTGATGCTTCCTTCGAACTGGAACACAAACAGCAGCGCTGCAGCTCAGCGGCTGCCCCAGGGGAGCGTGAGCCAGGCAGCTCCCACCGCTCGCCCTTCTCGGAAGAAACAGATCCCTCTCCAGCCAGATGGTCCTGGGGACTGGTTTGATCTGGGGGTGTTGCAGTGGGGAACAGGGCAGATGTGACCTGGGTATGGGCTGGTCTCCGCAGAGCACAGCTCTTCCCTGCCAGTGCACTGCACCCTTCTCAGGAGGCGAGGGGGAGCTTGGAAGGGGAAGCAATTTGCACATCGCTGCTTACCTtgaatttcttctgaaactCCCTGTCcgccttctcttccttcttgcaGTCCTTGAGCGTCATCGGCTTCATTTTCCGGGAGACCTGGGCTTCTCTGCAGCGTCGTTGTGAGTCATGGGAAAACTCAGATGACACCACGCGCTgctgccccccttccccttctccccccaggGCCGCTGCCCCATCAGTTCTGCACCAGctctgggggctgctggggctctcGGGCCAGGTTTAAACCTGCTGTTTGTGCTCTTCACCATGGACATTTCTATCACAAGCCCAGCAGAAACCATTAAACCACCAGCTTTTTCAAAGCAGGAAGGAGCCCTGGCCATTTTGGGACCCTTAGAAAGAGTAAAAAACCCCGTTACCTCTGCGCAGCTGCCAGCAAGGCAACACTGTTAGAAGCTTGACCGGCATCTCCACCTGTAAAACCAAACCCTGGGACAGAAGCTGCTGTGAGGTTGCTATAAGGTGTAGACACCCGCTGAGACCAGACACAagactgaaacagcagcaaaagctttCTCCTCCTGGCCCCAAAGCTTGAGTTTGCCCCCTgagcgtgtgtgtgtggggggcgGGGATCAGGGTTTCCCATGCCCATTtacaaggcagcagagaaacccatccccctcccctgcaTGGCAGCAGCGGGCTCAGTGTAGGCTCAGTGTCATCGGCACCTCGAGGCTCTCTGAGCTCACCCCAACCAGAATCCCAGCCCTCCTGTACCCACCTTCTCCAGGGTGGCGATACACTGGTGGCTGGGATATGGGGGACAGCTGAAAGCCTTTGCCTCTCCCAAGCAGCCCAGCGGGCTCTACATCATCGTACAGCTCATCTTCATCCCTGCGACAAGGCAGACAGCAATTAGCAAGCCCTGTTGCAGCAACAGCACCGGGGGCCAAGGGCAGCATTGAGGCTGCCAGGACGGGGGGCAACAGGCAGTTGGACCACCGGTGGGTTGGCCCCAGGTGTGGGACAGAGCGGGACAGCAGCTCCTCACAGGGCTCAGCACTGTGGCACAGCAGCCTGGCGTGCAGGATGGCAGCAGCCAGACACGTGTCCCTTCTGACCCTGACCATTCTGCAATTCTGGGACCCTCTTGCTGTCCCCTCTTGTGCCTTTTCCACCGGGTTGGGACAGCCTGGAAGCCACCTGGAATAAAAGTGCTGCCTTGGTCCTTACCCCGTTACACTCGGAGCATCCTGCGGTGGGAACTGCATCAGGGCTGATGTAACGTAGCCTCTTTTTTTACCTATGGTAAAAAGAGGAATGGAAAAGAGCAGTGAGggattatttcacattttctcctCAACTCCATCACCCACTCTCAGGTCAGAGCCACCCTGGGCTAGATTTAGTGCAGAGGGATGTGAAGACATAAAACTGACTGCACAGCTGGATCCAGTGAGGAGTTTTTACTCCATGGCCCAGCTGGagattttcttccctctcaGCACACTGGGGCACAGCCCATCAGGGAACTCACTGGGGACCTTTAATATCTATTTTCCCATTGCTACATCCCTAACGTTACTTTCTCCCTGGACCAGTGAcaaaaggagaggggaagaggccAAAATGGGTATTTTGAACGTGCTGAAAACCCAAAACTCCAGACCTGTACCACAATCAGGGCAAGCTCTGGGTATCTCCATGTGCATCTCCATCAGCCAGAACACGCTGCTGTACCCTGTATGATGGCCGGCACGTCTACATCTCTGCTAAGATCCCGTTATTTTTATCACCAGCCTCGTAGCTGTTACCAGCCTGGTCAACCAAGATCAACCAACAGCTGGCACGAAGATCCGCAGTACAACgttgcagctctgctgggttAGTGTACCAAGTAATGTGCAATCATACACCAGGCCCTAAAAATCAGGAGTTTGCCCTAAAAATTATCAAAACTAACCAAATCAGGGTGGGGGTGTAATTTCCACGTGCTATGCCTATAAAAGCCCCTTCAGCACTACCAGCCTCCACCTCTCCATCAGCTCCCCCACTATTTCCATCTCCCAGAGCTCCAGGCTCTAACTGGGGAGGTTTTCCTTTCCCGGGGGACCTGCAGGCGCCTGTCCGTACCCAGCTGCGTGCTCCTTGGTGGCTCCATGGAGGGACAGAGGGGTGTCCCAGGATGTGCAGCCACACCAAACTTCTCCAGATCAACGACAGGAGGGCGCCTGGGCTTGGCCGGCCTCACTCCCAGCGCCTTGACGTGTGGCAAAGGCTTCCTGCGGGGCACAGCTGGGTGCCCCGTCCTGCGGGAGCTTCCCGCAGCATccaggggggctgcagcagcgaTGCTGTTGGCAGGAACCACTGGAGCACCCTTGTCTTTGGCCAGTGGCCATGTCTGCTGGGCTGGGTTTCTCTGGGGAGGATGGGAGGTGGCTCCCACCTCCTTGTTCAGCGCATCTCCTCCTCCCGGCTTCGCAGGGGCTGAGTGGAAGCTGGCATCCTGAGAAATCCCTTTCTTCAGTCGCACCGTCCATCCCGGGGGCTCACGGATGGAACGAGGAGACGAATGCTGTCCCACACCCTGACCTTTACTGTGAGACAGAGGAGCCCTGCTGAAGTCCACCCTCCTTGTCCAGGGGGGCTCTGGAGGCAGCTCGCCCTTGGAGCCTGGCACTGGGCTCTGTCCCAGTGACATCgcaggggatgctgcagagcGACTCTCCGGCCACCTGCCCGCTTCGGGGGAGTCTTTCCTGTTCCCTTGGAGCTTTGCCCGCAGGTGCCTCACCACGGCCTCTTTTTCCTCGAGGTGTGTCTGCAACCATTGAGAAAAGCTCTAGTGAAAACACCGTGGGGGAAAAGGAGTCAGCCCCGCCCCGGGGAATGCAACATTTTTTCAACATGGCTTTACACTAAGCCTCCTCCATGAAATGTGGTCTTTGCTCAAAGAACGTGTCTGAGAAAACAACACCAAGCTGCACCAGATCAGGAACAAGTCCCATCGCCATGAGGGCATCCAGGAGGCATTTCATGGAGTCCATTTTTTGCCCTGATGCTCCTCCGTTCACCACAGAGGGCTTGGATGAGGGATTATACTCTACTAGTAGCAAAGCTCCTGAGGGCAGAATTTGAGATCTAGAGGTTGCCGAGGGCTCAGATGGGAGCAACCTGCCTTGCCCTGGTCCTGGTTCCCATGAAATCCATGGTGAACCCGGGGCAGCTGGTCAGGAGTTGGTGGAGGAGACCCCACAGAGCCATCAGCATCCCTCCCTGGAGGAAAACCTGGGACGGCGCTGATGAAACTCATCCTACCAAAGCCTGCATGCAAAACTAAtggccaagcagcagcagatctgcCCTACTTTCGTGACCAGCACGTTTCCTGCGCTGCCCACACCGTGCACACGTGAACTGGGACGTGCTgcccacagcacagagctgccactgcctgccCGAATGACCAAACCCCACCTTTTTCTGAAGCCTCCAGAGAAAGGCTGCCAGGAGGAAGCTGAACGACTTTTGGAAGAAGAGTGTCAGGTTTGAGGTAGGGCACCAAGCTCAGGTAGCGGGGATTTATATTCTTCCTAAGCTTCTCAGGTGGACCTTACAGGAGGGGAGGGATCATCTTACCCTCCGGGATCTTTCTCCCACCCCTTGTCCCTGGGCCACAGTGACCCTTTGCACCggagctggctgctctgcttctccttgGCGAGCCATAGGCTTTGTGAAGTTCTCCTCCCTCTAGGATTGCAGTATGGGTTTGTGCTTgcgtaattttttttttctttcacaacagAAGTATGCAAAGAAGCTAGCGCAATAATTTTAGATATAAGCGCTCTAATGGATATATACCTAAATAAGTGCAAGTTCCCCTTGCATCCCCGGGCAGTCACCCCAATATCCCCAGTAAATGCTGCAAATGCAGCACTCTGACCATAGCCTGTGGTAAAGCACCACCAGTTTGCTGTTTCCTGTACACCAGGCAGTGGGGTTCTCACCTAACTAGcaataaaaaagcagctttttccgGAGTCTCAAACATGCTGCTGGGATTTTTGGTACCCGAATGATTCAGAGGTTTGTAACCATCAATTTTGGAGCCGTTCCATCAGCTGGGACGTGCCCAGAGCCCTCAGGTGTCCCTGTgggacacagcactgctgccaccaGGATCAGTTCCAGGATTTTTGCATTGGTGGGTGCTCtcctggaggcagcagcagcagcagcgggtgGCCTCCTCCTCTTTCACACAGGTTTATATCCACCCAGCAAGTGTTGCACTGAGCCCAGGAACTGGTCAGAGACCTCTGAAGCTCCAACCAGCTCAGATGTACCAGAGGACTTGGTCTTCCAGGAGGAGCAAGGGAGACCCTTGCAGGACCCAGCCCCTCGCAAGGACACTGCCAAAGCCCTTCCAAGCAGGAGACATGGCTTCGCACCCCACGCCCTGTCCCCAGGTCCAGCACAAGTCAGGTTCTTACTCACCATTTTCCAGCAGCGGATGCTTTCCTACGTGCTCACCTCCTTTCTAAGGACCACCGGTGGTACCCCAGCAGGACCCGTGCCAGGCGAGCCTCTCTGAAATCTTCCTCCTCTGAAACCAGAAGCTCTTTCCTAACGGTCGGTGAGAAGCTGCGTGCAACACCAGGAAGTCCCTGTAGCCTGACCACGAAACAGAATGAGGACgaggaggacgaggaggagaaggaggaggaggagggggtgcaGCTCTTGGTGCACCACGAGCTTGGactctgctgctgttgggaaGCTTGGAGCCCACCAAGCCCTGCTGCCCCAAAGAGTGTCACCCAGAAAAGAGCCTGGGGTTTGGGGAGTATCAAAAGCATCAAGGGTGAGCGTCGGGAGGACGGGGACAGGCTGTTTCAGTGGTGTCCAGCGACCAGACAAGGcacaatgggcacaaactgtgacacaagaagttccatctcaagatgaggaagaacttctttaccttgagggtgatggagcactggGAGAGGCTGCGgcatctccttctctggagatgttcaaaccctgcctggctgtgcagcctactctgggagagctgctggactgggtggtctccagaggtcccttcccaccccagctggTCTGTCATCCTGTGGTCCAGTGGCCAACGTGACCCCGCCGCAGGTCAGGTCTTCAGAGCCCCGTGGGACCCACAGAGGGTGGAGGCAACTTGTGGTGGTGACACAGCAAAACCAGCGTGGCCGCACACACGGCGCTTCGCCGGAGCGTGGGAGGGCAGCGGTGGGGGGCACGTGGGGGGCACGGCTTTCAGCATACCCCAGCCCGGCTGGTATTTGCCCCGTGGCAAAGCCCAActctgctgggaagcagggaagcCTCCGCACGTCCTGGTGGCACCGCTTGTCACCTCGGCGGCAGATCCGAGAGGTCAGGCCAGGCGCCgtggcagggatgctctgcccaGCGACGGGTGGGTGCTGGTGTCCCAGCCCCACGGCAGCATGTGTCCCCCAGCAGcatgtccccccagccctgtgcgGGGGTGTCCTCCCATGTCCCCCCAGCAACAGcatgtcccccagccctgcagggctcTGTGCCATCAGCAGcgtgtcccccagccctgcgggGGGCTATCCCCCCATGTGCCCCCAGTAGcatgtccccccagccctgccaggggctgtCACCCCAGTGgtgtgtccccccagccctgcgggGAGCtgtccccccgtgtccccccagCATCGTGTCCCCCAGACCTGCGGGGGGCTGTCCCCCCATGCCCCCCTcatgtcccccagccctgcgggGACCTGTTCCCCTGTGTTCCCCCAGCAGCATGTGCCCCCACCCCTGGAGGGGGCTGTCCCCCCATGTTCCCCCAGCAACAGTGTGTCCCCCAGCTCTGTGGGGGGCTGTCCCCCCAGCAGCGTGTCCCCCAGCCCTTCGGGGGGCTattcccccatgtccccccagcagcgtgtccccccagccctgccaggggctgtCACCCCAGTGGTGTGTGTCCCCACCCCTGCAGGGGGCtgtccccccgtgtccccccagcatcgtgtcccccagccctgcgggGGGCTGTCCCCTCATGcctcccccatgtcccccagccctgcgggGGGCTGTCCCCCCGGTGGTGCCCGCAGCGGCTGCTGCCTGCGGAGGACACGGGCAAGGCCGGGCCGGGG
This genomic window contains:
- the PRAM1 gene encoding PML-RARA-regulated adapter molecule 1 isoform X1, producing MTHLEEKEAVVRHLRAKLQGNRKDSPEAGRWPESRSAASPAMSLGQSPVPGSKGELPPEPPWTRRVDFSRAPLSHSKGQGVGQHSSPRSIREPPGWTVRLKKGISQDASFHSAPAKPGGGDALNKEVGATSHPPQRNPAQQTWPLAKDKGAPVVPANSIAAAAPLDAAGSSRRTGHPAVPRRKPLPHVKALGVRPAKPRRPPVVDLEKFGVAAHPGTPLCPSMEPPRSTQLGKKRGYVTSALMQFPPQDAPSVTGDEDELYDDVEPAGLLGRGKGFQLSPISQPPVYRHPGEGFGFTGGDAGQASNSVALLAAAQREAQVSRKMKPMTLKDCKKEEKADREFQKKFKIKPVPRTIWLERDLFLPRRFEGSINVLTRMMVDPAATEKRGGGKNLPLRRGEILDVIQFTNQEQILCRNSQRRYGYVPRAVMLHLDADIYDDVEIYG
- the PRAM1 gene encoding PML-RARA-regulated adapter molecule 1 isoform X2; its protein translation is MTHLEEKEAVVRHLRAKLQGNRKDSPEAGRWPESRSAASPAMSLGQSPVPGSKGELPPEPPWTRRVDFSRAPLSHSKGQGVGQHSSPRSIREPPGWTVRLKKGISQDASFHSAPAKPGGGDALNKEVGATSHPPQRNPAQQTWPLAKDKGAPVVPANSIAAAAPLDAAGSSRRTGHPAVPRRKPLPHVKALGVRPAKPRRPPVVDLEKFGVAAHPGTPLCPSMEPPRSTQLGKKRGYVTSALMQFPPQDAPSVTGDEDELYDDVEPAGLLGRGKGFQLSPISQPPVYRHPGEGFGFTGGDAGQASNSVALLAAAQREAQVSRKMKPMTLKDCKKEEKADREFQKKFKFEGSINVLTRMMVDPAATEKRGGGKNLPLRRGEILDVIQFTNQEQILCRNSQRRYGYVPRAVMLHLDADIYDDVEIYG